In the Halobacteriovorax sp. GB3 genome, TTTTCAACACCAGAAGAAGTTGCAAAACAAGCAGTAGAAAATGATGTTCACGCCGTAGGTGTTTCATCTTTAGCAGCAGGTCACAAGACACTAATCCCTGATCTAATTGCAGAACTTAAAAAGCTTGATGCCGATGATATTATCGTCTTCTGTGGCGGAGTTATTCCAAAACAAGATTATGATTTTCTATGGAATGCAGGGGTAAAGGGAATTTTTGGTCCAGGAACACCTATTCCAGAATGTGCTAGAAAAGTTATAGATGAAGTGAAAAAGGCCCAAAAATAATTCGAGGACACCATGAGTATTTCAATTGATAAACTCGTTAACGGCGATAGAAGAACACTAGCGAAGGCAATTACTCTCACAGAGAGCAAATTAGACAAACATCGCCTAGAAGCTCAATCTCTTCTTGAAAAGATCGTCTCTCATACTGGGGGAAGCTTAAGAATTGGAATCTCTGGTGTCCCAGGCGTTGGTAAATCAACATTCATTGAAACATTTGGTCTCTACCTGATCTCACAAGGAAAGAAAGTCGCTGTACTTGCTGTTGATCCGAGCTCACCAATAAGTGGGGGAAGTCTTCTTGGAGATAAAACAAGGATGGAAATTCTCTCTCAACAAAATGAAGCTTTCATTCGCCCTTCACCGACATCAGGATCTCTAGGTGGTGTTGCCCAAAAAACGAGAGAGGCCATGCTTCTCTGTGAGGCAGCTGGTTACGATATCATTCTTGTAGAAACTGTTGGGGTTGGTCAGTCGGAATATGAAGTCGCCTCAATGGTTGATTTCTTTATGGTCCTCATGCTTCCCAATGCGGGAGATGAACTACAAGGAATCAAAAAGGGTATCTTAGAATTGGCAGACTCGATTGTCGTTAACAAGGCCGACAGTGATTCAGTTAATCTAGCTAAAATGACAATGGGTCACTATAAAAATGCTCTACGTTTAGTGCATCCTACAAGCTTTTGGATTCCTCGCGTTCTTAGCTGTTCTTCTATTGAAAAAAGAGGAATTGATGATATCTGGAAGATGATCAGTGAATATCATAGTGAGGCTAAAAAGAATGGAGAACTTCTTACAAAGCGAGCTGTTCAAAATAAGAAGTGGATGGAAAAGCTAATTTTTGAAATGATTGAACTCAGACTAAAGTCTAATAAAGAGATTCAAAAGAAATGGCATAAATTTGAGGACGATGTTTCAAAAGGACTGGCGACACCATTTAATGCCGCCAAAGATATTGTTGAAAGTTACTTTCAAAATTAATTACAACTAAGTCCATTAACCGTTTCAACACCTCTATTCTTTACTAGAGTCATTTTCCCATTAAATGGAGCAAGAGTTACACTTCTAATCCCTTGCGTACCGACATTAGCAGAGAAATAACTACCGAAATCTTTAGCCGTAGCTGTAAAATTAAGTCCATTCCCTGCGACATGAATAGATCCACCGCTTACGCTGATTGTGTATCCTTCACCAGTACAAGTCGTAGCTAGTGAACTGAAAGAAACAAGCATTGTCATGGCTAAAATCAATTTTTTCATTATTCTACCTCTCTTATATTTTAATTGTTATTGAATTACCTTCGTATGATATAAAACTACCAACCATTTTCTTCTTTAGCACGTACATCAATAGCCAACGCCATTTAATCCCAAGTGGTAACTTCGTTTTTGTTACATTGAAGACCATTGTGTTCTCTTCTGGGTAATGCTCTACATTCGCTTTAATAGTGATCGTAAAGTCTTTAACTAAAACCCTAACTCTTGCTGTGAGTATCATCTTATTGTTTTGAAAGGCAATACTCAGATTTTTGATGTCAGATTTTGTTTCATTAATTATCTCTCGAGGGTCAACATTGGTGTCAAAAATGGACCGAAAAAGATCTTCAAACTTCCCTGAGTTTTCATCTGAAATAATTCTTGAGATAGAGATATTCCCTTTCTTAAAACAGTCTCCTATTACACCTTGCATATCATTCAACTCAGTTTCTTCGTCCTTGTAACAGCTCGCTGTTAAATTCGAAAGAGTCGTCCCTTTATCAGAGCTAAGCATTTGAGTTGTTGGTGATCTAAATAGCAACTGCTCGTCGATAACTTTAAGCTTTTCGACATCAATGAAGAATTTAGTTTCTTCTTTTCTGTCAGTGAAAAGTATTTTTCGACTTACAACATCAAGTGAGTTTAAACAATCTTTTGCAATTTTCTTCCCATCCATTTCTAAAAGTTCAGGGTCTTTATCACAAGAAACAACCGTTTCACCTGCTTCAATTTTAAAGGCAGGAATATCAACAGCACTCTTGCTTACATTTGCTGTAATCTTATTATCTCTAAGCTCAACTTGATCGAGTTGACTTGAAAAAAGTATTGGCGACTTTTCATCCTTGTTATCGTACTTAATTTCAGCTCCAGCTAAATCACCTTCGTCCTTACCTGAAATGAGTGAATCGGTTAGGCAACCTTTAATAATTCCATCAGGTTTTGTCATATCCACACCAGGGATACCACCACAATAGAGGTTAAACTTTGTTAAGCTAAGATTTGAGACATCGTTAATGATACGAAACTTATTCCCGTTGAAAGAAAAGAATAACGGGTTAATAAGAAATTTTGATTCTTCAATATCAAGACTAAGAATTTTACTTAATGGGTTTTCCTCAGGAAAAGAAAATCCAAGGTTTAAGTATTTTCCTGCAATTCCAAAATAGCGATTACGATAAAAAATTTCAGACTTAAAAACTTCGTCAGTATTATTAATACCAACGTTCATTCCATCCCATGAAAGCTGAACACTTGAAAAATCAAGACTTCCCGCCTTGCCGGCACCCTTCTGAGGGAGATCATAGTCCATTTTTTTGATATCAATTTCAATGAAATTACTTTCATTGGCCAACGAAAGTGGCGCTGATAATAATAGGAATGAAGTGATAAGAGATTTTATTTTCATAAAACCGTTTTATCACTTCACTTGATATAAAATTGAATGTTTGAAATTATTTTAAGGGCCGTCTATTTTTTAGGCAGAGAGATTACTCAATAATTTCTACCACTTACCAGCACCCTCACGAATTAATTCAGCTTCCCCCTCAACAGAAAGGTCCACAATCGTCGATTGGCCTGCAAATTCATATTCACCTGGATCGAGAATTAACTGGATATCACCAGGAAATTTTTCTTCAATCTGATAGCTGTAAAACATTGAACCTTCTTCAAGACCCATCATCTCTTCAGAGATATTTGTCGATAGAAGTACTTCTCCATGAATCTCAACTAATTTATTAACGATATTACCTGGAATAAAACGCACACCAACTTGATGATCATTTTTAGAAGCTTGAACAGCACGGATAATCTTTTTCGTGGCCTCAAAGATAAATGTGTAATGACCAGGAATCTTATTTCTAATCATTCTAAAAGCAGAGTCACCAATATTAGCGACTTCCGAAGCCTTTGAGATTGTGTCACAAATGAGTGAGAAGTGTTTAAGGGGACTAGCTCCTTTAAAGCGGTAAAGTCTCTCTACACCTTTTTTATTAAAAGGGTCACAAACAACAACCCAACTTGTATCAGTAGGAATACAAACGAGATTTCCCTCTTTAATAGAATCTGATGCTCGTTTTAAAATACGATCATCAGGGTTCTCAGGAATTAGATATTCAATCATAATCTAGCCTTAATTAGTTTTTAAATACTTCAAGAATTCAGAATCAGAGGAGAAAAGAAATTTCGTCTTACTTGATAATGACTTCTTATAAGCTTCTAATGCTCTTGTAAATTCATAGAAACGTGGATCCTGAGATAATGCCTTAGCATAAATTGCTGTGGCCTTTGCCTCTGCCTCACCTCTAACCTGCTGAGCAGTTCTATAGGCTTCAGATTCAATTTTTTTCAAGTCTCTTTGAAGACGACCTTCAATTCTGGCCTTCTCCCCTTGTCCAATCGATCTAATTTTTGAAGCAATTCTCTGTCTTTCAGAAATCATTCTTTCATAAACTTTTGATTCAACACTTTTTTCATAAGAAATACGTCTAAGCTGTACATCAATAAGCTTAATTCCAAAAGCTGCCAATTCTTCATCAGCTCTCTCAACGATTAGCTGACTTAGCTTCTCTCTACCAAGATTAATTTTCTCAATCTCTCCAGATACTTCTTCTTCAACAATTGGCTCACCATTTTTCTTATTCTCGGCCATTTCTTTTTTACGCTTTTGAACCTGTTCTAGAATTTGGTTCGAATTACGTACTGCCTCAACGAGGTTATTTGAAGAAATAACATTTCTTGTAGCAGAGTCTAAGATTGTATCAATACGCGCTTTCGCTCCTGTTTCATTACGAACAGTCTGAATAAACTTTAGAGCATCAACAATTCGCCATCTAGCAGTTGTATCAACTTTAATAAATTTCTTATCCTTTGTAGGGATTTGATTTGGAAATCCGTCCCAAGATAAAATTCTCTTATCAACAAGTCTTACATCTTGAACAAAAGGCTTTTTAAATTGAATTCCGGCCGTTGTAATTGGTTGCCCAACAGGCTTTCCAAATTCAGTAATAATTGCTTGCTGACCTTCTGTCAGAATAAACATACTTCCCTTTGCAACGATGAGGGCAACAACAACGATAACACCTAATAAAGCTTTCATTATTTATTCCCCTTTTTTCCATCAAATACTGGAAGAAGTCCTTTAATTGAAGGATCAACAATCGTAACATTTTCTAAGCGTGAATAAATTGACTCCATCGTCTCAAGATAAAGACGTTTCTTAGTAATACTTGGGGCCTTTTTATATTCTTTTAAAATAGCAACAAATTTCTCAGCATCACCCAGAGATCTGTTTACAAGTTCTTCTTTATAACCTTCAGCTTCAGAGATCATTTTCTGCGCCTTACCTCTCGCCTCTGGAATAATTTTGTTATATTCCCCTTCAGCTTGGTTGATTACTTTTTCTTGTTCTTGTTTCGCTTCGTTAACTTCGTTAAAAGATGCCTTTACTACATTTGGAGGATTAACATCCTGAAGTTTTACTGAAACAATTTTCACTCCCATATCATAGTGATCGAGAACTTCTTGCATTAGATCTTTTGCCGATGTTTCAACTTCAATTTTACCTGTCGTTAAAACTTCAGATACTGAGCGATCCCCAACAACTCTTCTCATGATCGATTCAGAGACATCGCGAATATTTCTCTCAGGCTCACTTGTTTGAAACAGGAATTTAAATGGATCAGAAATTTGAAACTGAACCGCCCATTCAACATCGGCAACATTTAAGTCACCAGTTAGCATAAGCGATTCAGACTTATAACTTTTCTCAGAGTAGGCAGAACGTCTTCCTCTAGTCGTCGATGTTCTAAATCCAAATTCAGCTTGTAGTACTCTTTTCGTTTTAACCTTAATAACTCTATCGATCCCAAATGGGACTTTAAAGTGAAGGCCTGGAGGATTAGTATTGTGAAACTCTCCTAAACGAATAACAACAGCTTCCTCATCAGGTTCAACTGTATAAAACGTTGTCATAGAGCCAATTCCAAGAACCAGCAGGATTAGAACAGGAATCAAAAACTTTTTAATTTTTTCGATATCCTCTTTCATTTTTTCAAATTCATTTTTCGGCGACTGAGAAAAAGTCATATTAAGCCTCTACTTCCATCATGAGCACACCTTGATCTAAGGCATCCCCAACATTTACGTGAATTGATTTAACAAAACCATCCATTCCACATTTGATTTCATTTTCCATTTTCATGGCCTCGATGATAACAAGAGTTTGACCCTTTTTAACTTCATCACCTTCTTTTACTGAAATCTTAACGATCTTCCCTGGCATCTGAGTGATTAACTCACCCTCATTTCCACCAGCAAGTCCAGATGGTTTATAACCACGATAAACATCAAAAACTCTATCTACATTTAGCATCTTCTTAGGAAGATCTTGTCGTGGAATTTTTTTCCAAGACTTATTGTCTTTAGAAACAAAATACTGTCCAGCAAGTCTTCTTACAAAGATGATCTGTCTATTCGTGATTTTATTATCTTCGATTGTTGAATATTCAAACTCGACAAGTTCACTAGAGTGCTTCTTCGTTCTAGTAAGATCAACAATTACTTCATTTTTATCTGCATCGATTAAATATGTTCTCATACTTACATCCCCATTTTTCTTGCTTCAACACCAGCAAGTACTTCGTAGAATCTCATGTGATTAAGTTCTGTTGAAACTTCTTCCTGAGGTTTTTCTACGGCAATAAAGTCAGTAGAGTAATATCCATCAATAAAGTTCTTCTTATTCATAATGACTTTAAGAAGAGGAACATTTGTCTTTAGTCCTTCAATGAAAAGGCCATCGAGAGCTGCTCTCATTTTTCTTACTGCGACATCACGAATAATTCCTTTACACACAAGCTTTCCAACCATTGGGTCGAAATCAGGTGTTACTTCAAGATCTTTGTAAAGACAGTGATCAAAACGTGTTCCTTGCGGAAAGTTCGTTTCAAAACCTGTTACATGTCCTGGAGCTGGAAGCATTGTAATTGGATCTTCTGCACAGATACGACACTCAATAGCATGTCCCGATCTTCTGATGAACTCTTGACCAGGGAAACCTAGGTCATCACCAAGAGCTGATTGAATCATACATACGATCAGATCGATCCCAGTAATCTCTTCAGTAATAGGGTGTTCAACTTGAATACGAGTGTTCATTTCTAGGAAGTAGAAATTCTTATCTTCACCCATAATAAACTCAACTGTTCCAGCAGAGTCGTAATTAACGGCTTTAGCTAATTGAACAGCAGTATTACAAACTTTTTGACGAAGCTCTTCATCGTCTCCAATAAATGGAGAAGGAGCTTCTTCAATAATTTTTTGGTGTCTTCTTTGAATAGAACATTCTCTTTCATAGAAGTGATAAACGTTTCCATTTTTATCTGCGAGAATTTGAACTTCGATATGTCTTGGATTAAGAATTAACTTTTCAACAAGAAGATCACCATTATTGAAGGCCGCAAGAGATTCTCTACCTACAGCTTCAAAATTAGCTCGTACTTCTTCTTCATTTTGGCAAGCTCTCATACCACGACCACCACCACCGGCAACCGCTTTTAAAAGAACAGGATATCCTATTTCATTACTGATCTTTACAGCTTCTTCCACAGTAGGAACGGCTGTATCAGTTCCTGGAACAGTTGGAACTCCCGCCTTCTTAGCAATTTGCTTTGAAACGGCCTTATCACCCATGAGCTTAATTGCCTCTGCATGAGGAGCAATAAAAGTAACACCCGCTTCATTTAAAGCATTTGCGAAGTCAGCATTTTCAGAAAGAAAACCATAACCAGGGTGAACAGCATCAACATCATTTTCCTTAATTACTTTTAACAAATTTTCAATATTCAAATATGTTTCAGCGTTTGTAGAACCTTTTAAATGTACCCACTCATCACAGAATTGAAGATGTGTCGCATGTACTTCATTATCAGTCCAAAGACCAATTGCAACGTGCCCAAGCTCTTTACATGCCTTCGCAATACGTGAAGCAATTTCTCCACGGTTAGCAATTAGAATTCTTCTACTTTTATTTATTGGTTGTCTTATCGTCATCATAATTGAATGTTCCCGTGTTTACGTTGTGGAAGTTCAACTTTTTTGTCTTTAAGTGCAACTAGATATTCGTAAACTCTCTTGCGCGTTTCCTCTGGAAGAATAATCGCATCGAGATATCCTCTTTCCGCAGCTCTATAAGGGTTAGCAAATCTCTGCTCATAATTTGCAACAAGCTCTGCTTTCTTCTTATCAAAAGCTTCACCTTCAAGCCCTTTAAGCTCATTTCTAAAGATGATATTTACAGCGCCCTCTGCACCCATAACGGCAATTTCACCAGTTGGATAAGCAAGGTTAATATCTGCTCTAATATGTTTTGATGCCATAACATCATAAGCACCACCATATGATTTTCTTGTAATAAGAGTAATCATTGGAACTGTTGCTTCAGCATAAGCATAAAGTAGTTTCGATCCGTGCTTAATAATCCCACCATACTCTTGAACTGTTCCAGGAAGGAATCCAGGCACATCTACGAGAGTTAGAATAGGAATATCAAAAGAATCACAGAAACGAATAAAACGAGCTGCCTTACAAGAAGCATCGATATCTAGAACACCTGCGAGAATTTGTGGCTGGTTTGCAACAATACCAATCTTGATTCCACCAACAGAGGCAAAACCACAAATGATATTTTGAGCATAGTCCTTATGAACTTCTAAGAAATGTCCATCGTCAACGACATCAATGATAATCTCTTTCATGTCATATGGTTTCTTTGGGTTCGCAGGAACAGTTTCTTTAATTTTGTTATTATCTCTATAAACAGGATCAGAAGAATACTTTTCAGTTTTCTCTCTGTAATTTGAAGCTGGAAGATATGTAAGAAGTTCTCTTACTCTTTCAAAACACTCATCTTCATCAGTACATTTAAATTGTGATACACCAGACTTTTCAGAATGAGTTGCAGCTCCACCAAGTTCTTCTTTTGTAACTTCTTCATGTGTAACTGTTTTAATTACATCTGGCCCAGTAACAAACATATAAGATGTTTTATCAACCATGAAAATAAAATCAGTAATAGCAGGAGAATAAACAGCTCCACCAGCACAAGGTCCCATGATTAATGAAATTTGTGGAATAACACCTGAACACTTTACGTTTCTATAAAAAATTTCAGCATAACCACCAAGAGCATCGACACCCTCTTGAATACGAGCTCCACCAGAGTCATTAATTCCAATAATTGGAATTCTATTTTCAAGAGCGAAGTCCATGATCTTACAAATTTTCTTTGCGTGATACTCACCAAGAGCTCCACCCCAACAAGTAAAGTCTTGTGAATATAGAGCAACTTTCTGACCATTAATTTCAGCGATACCAGTTACAACACCGTCACCAAGAAATTCTTTTTTATCCATCCCAAAGTCACCACATCTGTGTGTAACAAATCTATCGAACTCTAAAAAAGTTCCCGGATCGATAAGGCGCTCAATTCTTTCACGAGCAGTATATTTACCTTGTGAATGTTGTTTTTCAATTCTAGCGGCTCCACCACCAAGTGAAGCTTCTTCTCTTCTCTCTAAGAGAAGATTTCTTTTTTCCTCAAGAATAGGATCCATAATAACCTCCCAAATAACTTAGGTATTCTAAACTTTTAGTCACTAGGAGGCTATTAACTGTGCGTCATTTAACGATGAGCACAAAAAAGGGCTCCACTTAGGAGCCCTTTCTAATATTTTGAATTTCTTGAGATATTATTCGCCAGCTGCTTTCTTTCTCTTATCAAGTCCGTACTTATCAACTTTCATAATTAGACTTGCTCTAGACACACCAAGCTCTTTAGCAAGCTTCGACTTATTAAAGTTACACCTTTTAAGTCCTTCACGAATCATCATCGCTTCAAGTTCTTCAAGAGCATCTTTAAGTTTACCACTTGTATTTACTCCACGTGTTGCAACCGCAGGGGCCGCTCCGTGATCGAGAATTCTTTGAGAAAGGTTATCTGGAGTAATATTCTTATCATCTCCAGCAAGAACAACGAGTCTTTCAACTTCGTTTTGAAGTTCACGAACGTTACCTGGCCAAGGATAATCTAGCATTTTCTCCATACACTTTTTAGAAAAGCTCTTCATAGGCATTCCAACTTCATCACATCTCTTTTTAAGAAAGTGTTCCATCAGGAATGGAATATCTTCATTTCTCTCTCTTAGAGGTGGAAGCTGAACATTGATAACGTTAATTCTATAGTAAAGGTCTTCTCTGAATTCACCCTTTGCCATCATCGTTTTAAGATCTTTATTTGTTGCAGCCAAGATACGAACATCAGTTCTTCTTGGAGAATCAGCACCAACTGGCATATAAGTTCCTTCCTGAAGAACCCTTAGGAGCTTAACCTGCATTGAAAGCGATGTATCCCCAATCTCATCGAGAAAGAGAGTTCCCCCATTCGCTGTTTCAAAAAGTCCTGGCTTATCTTTTACTGCACCCGTAAAGGCACCTTTAACGTGTCCAAAAAGCTCTGAATCAAGTAAGTTGTCGTTGAAAGCTGAACAGTTTACAGCAAGAAACTGACAATCTTTCCTTGGTGAATTGTAGTGAACCGCCTTAGCAACAAGTTCTTTACCTGTACCGTTTTCACCATTGATTAGAACAGACGATTCCGAGCTAGAGATCTTTTCTAGTAATTGATAAATCTTTTGCATTTGCTTAGATTTACCAATCATCGTGTGATAGCGATACTTCGTTCCAAGCTCGCTATTTAACTCTTGAATTCTTTCTTCACGCTTAGAGATTTCTGTCGTGAATGTCTCAATCTCATCAGAAACAAGTTCTACTAGCTCCTGAAGATATTCAACATCTGCATGGCTCATTCTCTTTAAATGAGATACCGCTGTTTGCGCGTCAGTATCTGTCGCCCCAAGCTCCACCATTTGAGCAACAACTTCAGATTCCTCTTCTGCTGTTACTGTATCAAGTAGAAATGGAAATGCCATGACAGTTCCAAGATGCTCTCCTTCGATAGCAACTCTACAGGCAACGCCCTTTACGTGCTTAAAACTAGAATCAAACACATATGTTTTTTCTGAGTGGTCATGTAGAAAATCAAAGGCCTTTTCAATATCTTGAGTTACAAGGTTGTAACCATGATTCATATTCATTTGAACTTTGAAGAAGTGGTTCTTGAAAGAATAGTCTTTTTCGATATGCTTCGATCTGATCTTATAGTGCATATCAGTGAAGATCATCTCTACGCCAAACCATTTATTGAGAATTTCTTCTAGCTTTGAGATAACGTGTAAGTTACTCATATCTTGCCAATTAATCATCTTGCTTCTCCTTTTCGTGCTAAAAGCACTAAAACAATCTGACTAACTTTTCGGCAATTCGAGTACTAAACTTAAGTCGATAACAGAATAATTGTTAAAAAAATGAACATCGAGACTCTTAATGAGTCTCGATTTCTTTGACTTCTGATGAATTTTTAGACAAGTAGTTGAGAATTCGTGTCTGATAAGCTTGTAACTTCCAGTCTTGAGGACCAACAAACTTGTTCAAATTTTTACCGTCTTTAGAAAAAAGATAGGTTTCTGGAACTTTAATTGTACCAAATATTGGCAAATACTTTCCTTCTTTATCATGAGCAATCATAACATTTGATGGTAAATCACCAAATCTCTTTAAAAACTTTCTAATCTTTAGCTCATCGTCGTTAACGGCCAATAATAAAAAGTTAACACCCTGATCTTGTAAATGCTTAGCCAAATCAAGGAACTCAGGAAGTTCAGCTTCACAAGGCCCACACCAAGTACCCCAAAAGTGTACCATTGCACCACGAGCTCCGTTAAAGAGCGAAGTATTATCAATTTGTTCTTTTGTATATAAATTAGTGAGTTCGATCTGCGGTAATTGCTGAAGAATAGGATTCATTGCAGCTTCTTGATCTAAGCGTTCAAACTTTTTTTTCTCGTAAATTGAGTACCCGAAAGTAGCCACGACTAAACAGACAATGGCAAAAACTTTGGCTGTACTAGACATAAGAGTCTCCCCTTAAAATGAGAAAGACCGCTACCTTAAAATAAGATAGCGGTCTTTTTATTCTCGAAATTTTGCTAGAAATTAGTCAACTAGTGCGATGTATGCCATCTTCGCGTTATCACCAACACGAGTGTCTGCCATCTTCATGATTCTAGTATAACCACCATTTCTTTCTTTGAACTTTGGCGCTACATTTTCGAAAAGAGTCTTAACAGCGTCTTTGTTGTTCAATTTCTTGAACGCTTGTCTTCTGTTAGCAACTGTATCGTTTTTAGCAAGAGTGATTAGTTTTTCAACATATCCTCTAACAGCCTTAGCTCTAGTAATAGTAGTTTTAATTTTCCCGTGATCAATTACTTCAACCGCTAGGTTTTTGATCATTGATCCTCTGTGAGAAGGGCTAACTCCTAGCTTGTACTTATGCTTTTGATGTCTCATAACAACTCCTACGGCCCCTAATTATTGCCCATCTTCGCTATTTTGTTTTAAATCTTTCATGATGCTATCAACCTTCATACCAAGGCCAAGTCCCATCTGAGTAAGGATTTCCTTAATCTCATTAAGTGACTTACGACCAAAGTTTTTAGTTCTAAGCATCTCACCTTCTGTTTTACTAACAAGCTCGTAAATGTACTTGATGTTTGCATTCTGAAGACAGTTTGCAGAACGTACAGATAGCTCAAGTTCAGAAACTGGTTTAAGTAGTGCACTGTTTGTTGCACTTTGAACCTGTGAAGGCTTGCTCTCAATTCTAGAAATCTCTTCTTCGTCTTCAAAGTTAAGGAAGACTGCAAGTTGATCTCTAAGAATCTTTGCAGAGTAAGCAACAGCATCTTGTGGCTCAATACCAGCGTTTGTCCAAACTTCAAGTGAAAGCTTGTCATAGTCAGTTCTCTTACCAACACGAGAGTTTGTAACTGTATAGTTAACTCTGTTTACTGGAGAGAAAAGTGTATCAAGATAGATCCAACCAATTGGTAGATCATACTCTTCTTTATTATCTAAAGCCGTTACATAACCTTTACCTCTTGCAACAGTTAGCTCCATCTTAATAGAACCACCTGAAGAGATGTTACAAATAACGTGCTCTGGGTTAAGAACTTCAATGTTTGCGTGCTCAGCGATGTCACCTGCTGTTACAGGACCTTCTCCAGATTTCTCAAGAGTAAGAACAACATCTTCTTTATCCTTAATTTTGAAGCGAACTTCTTTTAGGTTAAGAATAATTTCTGAAACTTCTTCTTTAACATTGTTAATCGTTCCAAACTCGTGCTCTACACCATCAATACGAATAGCTACAATACCCGCACCTTGAAGAGAAGAAAGTAGTACTCTTCTTAGTGAGTTACCTAGAGTTTGTCCGTATCCTCTCTCAAGAGGCTTGGCAACAAACTTTCCGTAGTTTGATTTAAGCGTATCAGCGTCCAGTTCAAGAGCGACTGGTCTAATCATGCTTGTCCAGTTTTTAGATATAAACTTATCCACAGACATGTCTCCTTAATAAGATGTTATACTCTTCTTCTTTTTGGTGCTCGACAACCATTATGAGGGATTGGAGATCTATCTGCAACTGAAGTTATTTTCAAACCAGCTTGTAACAATGCACGAATTGCGTTTTCTCTACCTGCACCAGGACCTTTTACTTTAACATCTACAGAG is a window encoding:
- a CDS encoding TlpA family protein disulfide reductase; its protein translation is MSSTAKVFAIVCLVVATFGYSIYEKKKFERLDQEAAMNPILQQLPQIELTNLYTKEQIDNTSLFNGARGAMVHFWGTWCGPCEAELPEFLDLAKHLQDQGVNFLLLAVNDDELKIRKFLKRFGDLPSNVMIAHDKEGKYLPIFGTIKVPETYLFSKDGKNLNKFVGPQDWKLQAYQTRILNYLSKNSSEVKEIETH
- a CDS encoding sigma 54-interacting transcriptional regulator; the protein is MINWQDMSNLHVISKLEEILNKWFGVEMIFTDMHYKIRSKHIEKDYSFKNHFFKVQMNMNHGYNLVTQDIEKAFDFLHDHSEKTYVFDSSFKHVKGVACRVAIEGEHLGTVMAFPFLLDTVTAEEESEVVAQMVELGATDTDAQTAVSHLKRMSHADVEYLQELVELVSDEIETFTTEISKREERIQELNSELGTKYRYHTMIGKSKQMQKIYQLLEKISSSESSVLINGENGTGKELVAKAVHYNSPRKDCQFLAVNCSAFNDNLLDSELFGHVKGAFTGAVKDKPGLFETANGGTLFLDEIGDTSLSMQVKLLRVLQEGTYMPVGADSPRRTDVRILAATNKDLKTMMAKGEFREDLYYRINVINVQLPPLRERNEDIPFLMEHFLKKRCDEVGMPMKSFSKKCMEKMLDYPWPGNVRELQNEVERLVVLAGDDKNITPDNLSQRILDHGAAPAVATRGVNTSGKLKDALEELEAMMIREGLKRCNFNKSKLAKELGVSRASLIMKVDKYGLDKRKKAAGE
- the rplQ gene encoding 50S ribosomal protein L17, giving the protein MRHQKHKYKLGVSPSHRGSMIKNLAVEVIDHGKIKTTITRAKAVRGYVEKLITLAKNDTVANRRQAFKKLNNKDAVKTLFENVAPKFKERNGGYTRIMKMADTRVGDNAKMAYIALVD
- a CDS encoding DNA-directed RNA polymerase subunit alpha codes for the protein MDKFISKNWTSMIRPVALELDADTLKSNYGKFVAKPLERGYGQTLGNSLRRVLLSSLQGAGIVAIRIDGVEHEFGTINNVKEEVSEIILNLKEVRFKIKDKEDVVLTLEKSGEGPVTAGDIAEHANIEVLNPEHVICNISSGGSIKMELTVARGKGYVTALDNKEEYDLPIGWIYLDTLFSPVNRVNYTVTNSRVGKRTDYDKLSLEVWTNAGIEPQDAVAYSAKILRDQLAVFLNFEDEEEISRIESKPSQVQSATNSALLKPVSELELSVRSANCLQNANIKYIYELVSKTEGEMLRTKNFGRKSLNEIKEILTQMGLGLGMKVDSIMKDLKQNSEDGQ